One genomic segment of Myxocyprinus asiaticus isolate MX2 ecotype Aquarium Trade chromosome 14, UBuf_Myxa_2, whole genome shotgun sequence includes these proteins:
- the LOC127451181 gene encoding serine/arginine-rich splicing factor 2-like, which produces MSYGRPPPDVEGMTSLKVDNLTYRTSPETLRRVFEKYGRVGDVYIPRDRYTKESRGFAFVRFHDKRDAEDAMDAMDGAVLEGRELRVQMARYDRPPDSYYGGRRGGGPGRRHGHGHGHGRRSRSPRRRRRSRSRSRSRSRSRSRSRYSRSRSRSYSRSKSHSKSNTPRKRKSKSPSRSRSRSRSKSRSRSRSRTPASNRESKSRSRSKSHPKSPGEERPTSP; this is translated from the exons ATGAGCTACGGTAGGCCTCCGCCCGACGTTGAGGGCATGACTTCGTTAAAGGTGGATAATTTAACGTATCGCACGTCGCCGGAGACGCTGCGGCGAGTCTTTGAAAAGTACGGCCGAGTCGGGGACGTTTATATTCCGCGAGACCGATACACAAAAGAGAGCAGAGGCTTCGCCTTCGTGCGCTTTCACGACAAGAGGGATGCCGAAGATGCGATGGACGCAATGGATGGAGCGGTTCTGGAAGGACGAGAGCTCCGGGTTCAGATGGCCCGCTACGACAGGCCGCCGGACTCGTACTACGGCGGACGCCGGGGCGGGGGACCCGGTAGAAGACATGGACACGGACACGGACACGGCCGCCGCAGCCGAAG TCCGAGACGTCGGAGACGCAGCCGGTCCAGAAGCAGGAGCCGCTCTCGTTCACGGAGCCGCTCCCGTTACAGCAGATCGAGGTCACGCTCCTACTCTCGCTCCAAGTCTCACTCCAAGTCAAACACGCCCCGTAAGAGGAAGTCTAAGTCGCCCTCCAGGTCTAGGTCCCGTTCAAGATCCAAGTCCAGGTCTCGTTCCAGAAGCCGCACGCCTGCTTCAAACAGAGAGTCGAAGTCCAGGTCAAGGTCTAAAAGCCATCCGAAGTCTCCAGGAGAGGAAAGACCCACATCACCCTAA